A part of Desulfomicrobium baculatum DSM 4028 genomic DNA contains:
- the ricT gene encoding regulatory iron-sulfur-containing complex subunit RicT, with translation MAQYVGVSFRRQGQIYYFLATPFVLSMHDMVLVKTEEGIGFGEIVALRDDLPEGLDQESVKPIYRPATAEDVEIGRENDELARDARKYCQKSMARMNLDMKLVDVEIYFDKSKMIFYFTAPGRVDFRELVKDLVRNYRTRIELRQIGVRHETQMIGALGNCGQMCCCRRYLRRFEPVTIKMAKDQNLFLNPAKISGVCGRLLCCLAYEKENYADFQRRAPKLGRRYMTTQGPMKTLRANMFRDSVSVLNEVGDELDFSLSDWAAMVLPDQPRMAARDDAPEDVPAELAALMDPEVRNKSSQSDRRTKPPRREQRSRPGGERPPGPRPDRADRSERPERSDRPDRPERSDRSDRPERGPSRHKNDDASAAPAAPAASAAVGDRPESRPESSGPPRERKEYRPRDKRRKPGSGRKDHSSKPSGQQ, from the coding sequence ATGGCTCAATACGTTGGTGTTTCATTCAGACGCCAGGGACAAATATATTATTTTTTAGCTACGCCGTTTGTGCTCTCCATGCACGACATGGTCCTGGTCAAGACCGAGGAAGGGATCGGGTTCGGGGAGATCGTGGCCTTGCGCGACGACCTGCCCGAGGGCTTGGACCAGGAGTCGGTCAAGCCGATCTACCGCCCGGCCACGGCCGAGGATGTGGAAATTGGACGCGAGAATGATGAATTGGCCAGGGACGCCCGCAAGTACTGCCAGAAATCCATGGCGCGGATGAATCTGGACATGAAGCTGGTGGACGTTGAGATCTACTTCGACAAAAGCAAGATGATCTTCTACTTCACGGCTCCGGGACGAGTCGATTTTCGGGAGCTGGTCAAGGATCTGGTGCGTAATTACCGCACCCGTATCGAGCTGCGCCAGATCGGCGTGCGCCATGAAACACAGATGATCGGGGCGCTCGGCAACTGCGGCCAGATGTGCTGCTGCCGCCGCTATCTGCGGCGCTTCGAGCCGGTGACCATCAAGATGGCCAAGGATCAGAACCTGTTCCTGAACCCGGCCAAGATTTCCGGGGTCTGCGGCCGTCTGCTGTGCTGCCTGGCCTACGAGAAAGAAAATTACGCGGATTTTCAGCGTCGCGCCCCCAAGCTGGGCCGTCGCTACATGACCACGCAGGGCCCCATGAAAACCTTGCGGGCCAATATGTTTCGGGATTCTGTAAGCGTCCTGAACGAAGTCGGGGATGAACTGGATTTTTCCCTGTCAGACTGGGCGGCCATGGTCCTGCCGGATCAGCCGCGCATGGCCGCGCGTGACGATGCCCCCGAAGACGTGCCGGCCGAACTGGCCGCGCTCATGGACCCGGAGGTCAGGAACAAGAGTTCCCAATCGGACCGCAGGACCAAACCCCCACGCAGGGAACAGCGTTCCCGTCCAGGGGGCGAACGACCCCCTGGCCCCAGACCGGATCGTGCTGACCGTTCAGAGCGGCCTGAGCGCTCCGACCGCCCCGATCGTCCTGAGCGCTCCGATCGTTCCGACCGTCCTGAACGTGGTCCGTCCCGTCACAAAAACGATGACGCATCCGCTGCTCCCGCTGCACCCGCCGCGTCCGCCGCAGTTGGCGATCGCCCCGAGAGCAGGCCGGAGAGTTCCGGTCCGCCGCGTGAGCGCAAGGAATATCGGCCCAGGGACAAGCGGCGCAAGCCAGGTTCCGGGCGCAAGGACCATTCATCCAAGCCCTCTGGGCAGCAATAA